From Candidatus Hydrogenedentota bacterium, one genomic window encodes:
- a CDS encoding trypsin-like peptidase domain-containing protein: protein MQTPRRSVLPLFGLVALLFVSSIAILPASSDETCATCGDEPRFPAESAFLETLGYPSSQYTVLLSWSEKARDGSEKYVTGYRVKQSGEEPFDIYSDGATRLLDDSELKALGISPKRWDLPPVEQAASLPADLKKALPPKPDVQTRTRGLQESAGIVLPDVDINKALQEDAERAATQGKGPRRIGVFVDLDEPLRITDGTPSEGFWQTLGDGGRVWSAVLVSPGALGMRIHFTQLTLPLGARVVVYNYDNPDESYGPYTELPQGRSELWSATCFSETVGIECYVPSGADTGQVELTIDRIVHNYVPFGELSWAKAAGTCNLDVTCYSDWLATSKSVGGIGSVGVTGSLFCTGTLLADNVEGSDIPYFLTANHCISTSGQAASVEIYWLYQTPSCNGTAPSPASVPRTTGGAALLATTNVDSGTDFCLLRLNNPASSGTTFAGWNSSATPLGANTTAIHHPSGDYKRISFGTVTDVAESSRSSRPANRYYQSSWSNGVTEPGSSGSPLFNDSEQVIGQLWGGPSSCSPSSTKLDYYGRFDVSFPLMTSYLLAVQPSVSFVSATVSVDEDQGTATINVQLNQAPGDLGSASVSFATQDGTARAGSDYVANSGVVNFGAADTLKTITVNLIGNTRPTGSRNFKVLLSNPVTCQLAGSYAPATVKLTDNDPDADNDGLSDYEETNGTYGYITNPNSPDSDGDGVYDGVEISLGTSPTNGSDTPAVKTISVPMFQD, encoded by the coding sequence ATGCAGACTCCACGCCGAAGTGTCCTTCCCCTCTTTGGACTGGTCGCTCTATTGTTCGTGTCCTCGATTGCCATTTTGCCGGCATCTTCCGACGAAACCTGCGCCACATGTGGCGACGAACCGCGATTCCCGGCGGAGTCGGCATTCCTGGAAACGCTGGGGTATCCGTCCTCGCAGTACACCGTCTTGTTGTCCTGGAGCGAGAAGGCTCGTGATGGCAGTGAGAAGTACGTTACCGGATACCGTGTGAAGCAGAGCGGCGAGGAGCCGTTTGACATCTACAGCGACGGCGCAACACGTCTCTTGGATGATTCTGAATTGAAGGCGCTGGGAATTTCGCCGAAACGATGGGATCTTCCTCCTGTTGAGCAAGCGGCGTCTCTTCCCGCCGACCTGAAAAAAGCCCTTCCCCCAAAGCCCGATGTGCAGACGCGGACACGCGGGCTCCAAGAGAGCGCGGGAATTGTGCTGCCCGACGTGGACATTAACAAAGCGTTACAGGAAGACGCCGAGCGTGCCGCAACGCAAGGAAAAGGCCCAAGGCGCATTGGTGTATTCGTGGATTTGGATGAGCCCCTCCGTATTACGGACGGAACCCCCTCCGAAGGCTTTTGGCAGACTCTCGGAGACGGCGGACGCGTATGGTCTGCCGTCCTCGTTTCACCGGGGGCGCTCGGCATGCGAATCCATTTTACGCAACTGACATTGCCGCTTGGCGCGCGCGTGGTTGTGTACAACTACGACAATCCCGATGAATCCTACGGACCCTACACCGAACTTCCGCAAGGTCGCTCAGAATTGTGGAGCGCGACCTGTTTTTCAGAGACCGTTGGTATTGAATGCTACGTTCCCAGCGGCGCGGACACCGGCCAGGTTGAATTGACCATTGACCGCATCGTGCACAACTACGTCCCCTTCGGAGAACTCTCGTGGGCGAAAGCCGCGGGCACGTGCAATCTCGACGTGACGTGCTACAGCGATTGGCTGGCCACTTCCAAATCCGTTGGTGGAATCGGAAGCGTTGGCGTCACGGGGTCACTTTTCTGCACGGGCACCTTGCTTGCAGACAATGTCGAGGGTTCCGACATTCCCTATTTCCTGACGGCCAATCACTGTATCTCCACGTCCGGGCAAGCTGCGAGCGTCGAAATTTACTGGCTCTATCAGACACCCTCGTGCAACGGTACGGCGCCCAGCCCCGCGAGCGTCCCGCGTACTACGGGAGGCGCGGCTTTGCTTGCCACCACCAACGTCGACTCCGGCACAGATTTCTGTTTGCTGCGCCTGAACAATCCTGCGTCTTCCGGCACGACCTTTGCCGGCTGGAATTCGTCAGCGACGCCACTTGGCGCGAACACAACCGCCATCCATCATCCGAGCGGCGACTACAAGCGCATTTCGTTTGGCACCGTTACAGATGTTGCGGAATCCTCTCGTTCGTCGCGTCCAGCGAACCGATACTATCAATCCAGTTGGAGCAATGGCGTGACTGAACCCGGATCGTCGGGCAGCCCGCTATTCAACGACAGCGAGCAGGTGATAGGTCAGTTGTGGGGAGGGCCCTCCTCGTGCAGCCCATCCTCGACGAAGCTGGATTACTATGGGCGATTCGATGTCAGTTTCCCGCTTATGACGTCCTATCTGCTGGCTGTGCAGCCTAGTGTGTCGTTTGTATCGGCGACGGTGTCTGTGGATGAAGACCAAGGCACCGCGACCATCAATGTGCAATTGAACCAAGCGCCCGGTGATTTGGGCTCTGCTTCAGTATCGTTTGCCACGCAAGACGGCACCGCAAGAGCAGGATCGGACTACGTAGCCAATTCCGGTGTCGTAAACTTCGGCGCCGCCGATACGCTTAAGACGATCACCGTCAACTTGATCGGAAACACGCGTCCAACAGGAAGCCGAAACTTCAAGGTTTTGCTCAGCAACCCCGTTACGTGTCAGTTGGCGGGTTCCTATGCGCCCGCGACCGTAAAGCTCACGGACAACGATCCTGACGCCGACAACGACGGCCTCTCGGATTACGAAGAGACTAACGGAACTTACGGTTACATCACCAATCCGAATAGTCCCGATAGCGATGGCGACGGGGTGTATGACGGCGTCGAAATCTCGTTGGGCACGAGCCCCACGAACGGCTCAGATACGCCTGCGGTGAAGACGATTTCGGTTCCCATGTTTCAGGATTGA
- a CDS encoding SDR family oxidoreductase: MPAVSGINVCRGFIPEFTGGKESILSEGNTTFDLTGKVAVVSGGGGVLGSAITCGLARAGAQCAVTDISLSNAEQVASQITAMGGRAKGYELNVMADGATEAFCDQVYAEFGKVDILVNCVGGNMKEATTSPEMSFFDVPLDAIRKVMELNFTSGVVRPCQVFCRKMKDNPDGGSIINVSSMSSMRPLTRILGYSAAKAAVSNFTQWLAVHLAKEHSTKLRVNALAPGFFLTAQNRYLLTDERTGELTERGNLIIQHTPMGDFGVSEDLVGATIWLASDASRFVNGIVLPIDGGFSAFSGV; the protein is encoded by the coding sequence ATGCCCGCTGTGTCTGGCATCAACGTTTGTCGTGGGTTCATACCTGAGTTCACCGGGGGAAAGGAGTCTATTTTGTCTGAAGGTAACACCACTTTCGACTTGACCGGCAAAGTTGCCGTGGTCTCCGGGGGCGGCGGCGTGCTTGGCAGCGCAATCACGTGCGGACTTGCCCGCGCGGGGGCGCAATGCGCCGTCACCGACATCTCGTTGAGCAACGCGGAACAAGTCGCGAGTCAGATTACGGCCATGGGCGGACGCGCGAAGGGCTACGAATTGAACGTCATGGCGGATGGCGCCACCGAGGCGTTCTGTGACCAGGTCTACGCGGAGTTCGGCAAGGTCGATATCCTCGTCAACTGCGTTGGCGGAAACATGAAAGAGGCGACCACGTCGCCCGAGATGTCGTTCTTCGACGTGCCGTTGGATGCCATCCGCAAGGTAATGGAACTGAACTTCACGTCGGGCGTGGTGCGTCCGTGCCAGGTGTTCTGCAGGAAAATGAAGGACAATCCGGACGGTGGCTCAATCATCAACGTGTCGTCGATGTCGTCGATGCGTCCGTTGACGCGCATCCTCGGATACAGCGCGGCGAAGGCCGCGGTGAGCAACTTCACGCAGTGGCTCGCCGTGCATCTGGCGAAGGAACACAGCACGAAGCTGCGCGTCAACGCGCTCGCGCCGGGTTTCTTTCTGACGGCACAGAACCGTTACCTCCTGACCGACGAGCGCACCGGCGAGTTGACCGAGCGCGGCAACCTTATCATCCAACACACGCCGATGGGCGATTTCGGAGTCAGCGAAGACCTCGTGGGCGCGACCATCTGGCTGGCGTCTGACGCGTCGCGTTTCGTGAACGGTATCGTGCTGCCGATCGACGGCGGGTTCTCCGCGTTCTCCGGTGTGTAA
- a CDS encoding HAD family hydrolase, with translation MSDPVAALKNHKPSHEFLIAIDSDGCAFDTMEVKHKECFIPNIIKYWDLQPISKFARAAAEFVNLYSKWRGINRFPALTVTFDLLSQWDKVQQRGWKAPDVPNLRKWIETETKLGNPTLKAYCETHNEPDMQRTFEWSKAVNVTVADIVKEGLPPFPFVRECLEKAQSRADMLVCSQTPTEALQREWEEQGISKYVFAIAGQEMGTKTEHIRFSSEGRYEKTKMLMIGDAPGDMKAARGNGALFFPINPGEEETSWKRLFEEGLDKFFNGTYAGAYEESLIKEFDKFLPDTPPWKK, from the coding sequence ATGTCCGATCCGGTTGCCGCTCTGAAAAACCACAAGCCGTCGCACGAGTTTCTGATCGCCATCGACTCGGACGGTTGCGCCTTCGACACGATGGAAGTGAAGCACAAGGAATGCTTCATTCCGAACATCATCAAGTATTGGGATTTGCAACCGATTTCGAAGTTTGCGCGCGCCGCGGCGGAATTCGTCAACCTGTACTCGAAATGGCGCGGGATCAACCGGTTTCCGGCATTGACGGTGACATTCGACTTGTTGTCGCAGTGGGACAAGGTGCAACAGCGCGGCTGGAAGGCGCCGGACGTGCCGAATCTGCGCAAGTGGATCGAAACGGAGACGAAGCTCGGCAATCCCACGTTGAAAGCGTATTGCGAGACGCACAACGAGCCCGATATGCAGCGGACCTTCGAATGGAGCAAAGCCGTCAACGTGACGGTCGCGGATATCGTAAAGGAGGGACTTCCCCCCTTCCCGTTCGTGCGCGAATGCCTCGAAAAGGCGCAGTCACGCGCGGACATGCTCGTGTGTTCGCAGACGCCCACCGAAGCGCTGCAGCGCGAATGGGAAGAACAGGGGATCTCGAAATACGTGTTCGCCATCGCCGGCCAGGAAATGGGCACGAAGACCGAACACATCCGGTTCTCGTCGGAAGGCCGCTACGAAAAGACGAAGATGCTCATGATCGGCGACGCGCCCGGCGACATGAAGGCCGCGCGCGGCAACGGGGCGCTCTTCTTCCCGATCAACCCCGGCGAGGAAGAAACCTCCTGGAAGCGGTTGTTCGAGGAAGGCCTCGACAAGTTCTTCAACGGCACCTACGCGGGCGCATACGAAGAATCGCTCATCAAGGAATTCGACAAGTTCCTCCCGGATACGCCTCCCTGGAAGAAGTAG
- the pdxB gene encoding 4-phosphoerythronate dehydrogenase PdxB translates to MRIVVDENIPYGKEAFETLGDVVLRPGRGISKDDLKDAELLLVRSITKVNADLLEGTKVRFVATATIGEDHVDKEYLHKKGIAFSSAPGCNANSVADYIVATLLHLAEVRGFKLTDRKLGIVGHGNVGSKVARRARALGMQCVVNDPPLARKTGDATFRPLDEIFDCNIITFHVPLTKTGPDATYHLVDDAFLRKIRTGTLIINTSRGSVIDGKALQAALEDGRVGASALDVWEGEPNIDLDLFANLALGTPHIAGYSFDGKVNGTRQVYEAACAYLGVNPNWDPSLLLPAPETPVVEVDGSVENAQAELRRVVRCVYDILRDDEALRAIIKMPAEERGPHFDRLRKEYPRRREFFNTKAVVTPSNPALEQALAGIGFTL, encoded by the coding sequence ATGCGAATTGTAGTTGATGAGAACATTCCGTATGGCAAGGAAGCCTTCGAGACGCTTGGCGACGTCGTACTCAGGCCTGGACGGGGCATCAGCAAAGACGATCTGAAGGACGCCGAGTTGTTGTTGGTGCGTTCAATTACCAAGGTGAACGCCGATCTACTCGAAGGCACCAAGGTGCGTTTCGTCGCGACGGCCACCATCGGCGAAGACCATGTTGACAAAGAGTACTTGCATAAAAAGGGCATTGCCTTTTCCAGCGCGCCGGGATGCAACGCAAACAGCGTGGCGGATTACATCGTCGCGACTTTACTGCACCTCGCTGAAGTCCGCGGTTTCAAGCTGACGGACCGCAAACTGGGGATCGTCGGGCATGGCAACGTGGGCTCGAAGGTTGCTCGAAGAGCGCGTGCCCTGGGCATGCAATGCGTGGTCAATGACCCGCCGCTTGCCAGGAAAACGGGAGACGCGACGTTTCGACCGCTGGACGAGATATTCGACTGCAACATCATCACGTTTCATGTGCCGTTAACGAAAACAGGACCAGATGCGACCTATCATCTCGTCGATGATGCGTTTCTCCGCAAAATCAGGACCGGTACACTCATAATCAACACGTCGCGTGGTTCCGTCATTGACGGCAAGGCGCTGCAGGCGGCGCTGGAAGATGGCCGAGTGGGCGCTAGCGCATTGGATGTGTGGGAGGGCGAGCCCAACATCGACCTCGACTTGTTTGCCAATCTCGCTTTGGGAACGCCGCACATCGCGGGATATTCGTTTGATGGAAAGGTGAATGGCACACGGCAAGTCTACGAAGCCGCATGTGCCTATCTTGGAGTGAATCCGAATTGGGACCCCTCCCTCCTGTTGCCCGCGCCGGAGACGCCGGTCGTGGAGGTAGATGGATCCGTCGAGAACGCTCAAGCGGAACTGCGGCGAGTCGTGCGCTGCGTGTATGACATTCTTCGCGATGACGAGGCGCTTCGGGCTATAATCAAGATGCCTGCCGAGGAGCGCGGCCCGCACTTCGATCGCCTGCGCAAGGAATATCCGCGACGACGCGAATTCTTCAATACGAAGGCCGTTGTGACGCCCTCCAATCCGGCACTGGAACAGGCGCTCGCGGGCATAGGGTTCACGCTTTAA
- a CDS encoding VOC family protein, whose amino-acid sequence MPRVVHFEMGVQDTARAAAFYHHVFGWGAYQVDGPEDYWILTTGPDGEPGIDGGLIRRQDGLPRTINSIDVESVDLYLERVLSNGGTVSTPKKAIPGVGYLAYCTDTEGNLFCIFETNPSAE is encoded by the coding sequence ATGCCGCGAGTAGTGCATTTTGAAATGGGCGTGCAGGACACCGCCCGCGCGGCAGCCTTCTATCATCATGTGTTCGGATGGGGCGCGTATCAGGTGGATGGACCCGAAGACTATTGGATACTGACAACGGGCCCGGACGGCGAACCCGGTATCGACGGTGGCTTGATTCGCAGACAAGATGGTCTGCCCCGAACAATCAACTCTATCGATGTCGAATCGGTAGATCTGTATCTGGAGCGCGTGCTAAGCAACGGAGGAACGGTATCCACGCCGAAGAAGGCCATTCCGGGTGTCGGATATCTGGCCTATTGCACGGACACAGAAGGCAATCTGTTCTGTATTTTTGAAACTAACCCGTCGGCCGAGTAA
- a CDS encoding lactate racemase domain-containing protein — protein sequence MKQRVSETGYLTNDELRSFVAEAFEHENVDGKRLLFIVPDSTRSMPMPTVFRALFDTLGKRVAKLDYLIALGTHPPMPDDAIHAFFGISDAERHGAFKSVGIFNHEWKNPAALAKIGTITSQVLADISDGMMHESVDVTVNRRVLDYDLVCIVGPVFPHEVVGFSGGNKYFFPGVAGEEILNVFHWLGALISNPVINGTKMTPVRRVVDTAAAMIPVEKRCFCLNVMGKQTKGIFFGSPQEAWSAAADLSSQTHIVYKDKPFKSVLAMAPPMYDEIWVAGKCMYKLEPVVADGGELIIYGAHIHEVSVTHGHYIKRIGYHTRDYFLAQMEKFKDIPGGILAHSTHVRGIGVFEDGVEKCRVQVTLATSIPKEECLSINLGYRDIASINPEEWRNREDEGYLLVENAGEVLYRLKEGNPAPKKVLR from the coding sequence ATGAAGCAACGTGTATCGGAGACTGGCTACTTAACCAATGACGAATTGCGGTCCTTCGTGGCCGAAGCATTTGAGCATGAGAACGTGGACGGCAAGCGCCTTTTATTCATCGTGCCGGACTCGACGCGAAGCATGCCAATGCCGACCGTGTTCCGGGCGCTGTTCGATACGCTGGGCAAGCGCGTGGCGAAGTTGGACTACCTGATCGCGCTGGGCACGCACCCGCCGATGCCGGACGATGCGATTCACGCGTTCTTCGGAATCTCTGACGCGGAACGGCATGGCGCCTTCAAGTCTGTCGGAATCTTCAACCACGAATGGAAGAATCCGGCGGCCCTCGCAAAGATCGGCACAATTACTTCACAAGTACTCGCCGATATCTCCGATGGCATGATGCACGAATCCGTGGACGTTACGGTGAATCGGCGCGTCCTGGATTACGACCTCGTGTGCATCGTGGGACCGGTGTTCCCGCATGAGGTCGTGGGCTTCAGCGGTGGCAACAAGTACTTCTTCCCCGGAGTCGCGGGCGAAGAGATACTTAATGTGTTTCATTGGTTGGGTGCGCTGATCTCGAATCCCGTCATTAACGGGACCAAGATGACACCGGTGCGTCGCGTGGTGGATACCGCTGCCGCGATGATCCCCGTCGAAAAGCGGTGCTTCTGCTTGAACGTGATGGGCAAGCAGACGAAGGGGATCTTCTTTGGGTCGCCGCAGGAAGCGTGGAGCGCGGCTGCGGATCTTTCGTCGCAGACGCACATCGTCTACAAGGACAAGCCCTTCAAGAGCGTGCTTGCGATGGCCCCGCCCATGTACGACGAAATCTGGGTGGCGGGCAAGTGCATGTACAAGTTGGAGCCCGTGGTCGCGGACGGCGGCGAGCTCATCATCTATGGCGCGCACATCCATGAAGTAAGTGTGACGCACGGGCACTACATCAAGCGCATCGGCTACCACACGCGCGACTACTTTCTCGCGCAGATGGAGAAGTTCAAAGACATCCCCGGAGGCATTCTCGCCCACTCCACGCACGTGCGCGGAATCGGCGTGTTTGAAGATGGCGTGGAAAAGTGTCGCGTCCAGGTGACGTTGGCAACATCCATTCCCAAGGAAGAATGCCTGTCCATCAACCTTGGCTACCGCGACATCGCGAGCATCAACCCCGAGGAATGGCGCAATCGCGAAGACGAAGGCTACCTGCTGGTGGAAAACGCCGGCGAGGTGCTTTATCGGCTGAAAGAGGGGAATCCAGCTCCGAAAAAGGTGTTGAGGTAG
- a CDS encoding diphosphate--fructose-6-phosphate 1-phosphotransferase gives MMPKNVIVAQSGGPSPVINSSLRGVIETCKMFPETFGTVYAGWHGIEGVLKEELLNLSAQTDEEIALLRYTPAAGSIGTCRYKLKKNQTEDFERVVDVMKAHNVGYFFYTGGNDSMDTAHKVSVIANERGLDLVAVGVPKTIDNDVGDSEFKLIDHTPGYGSVARYWMSVVQNANEENGGSCPADPVLVLQAMGRKIGYIPAAARLADPKRELPLQIYLAESGVTAEAMCDFINDQLKKDGRCIVVVSEGFEVGMEGGEARDSFGHKNYGSAKMSVQAQVVAMLNAKGLPVPGAARGQVSGTDQRMTAVYASIVDLDEAYKVGQQAALIAQSGENGWMATILRTPGTIYNVTFDKVPLEKVANSERTFPKEWIASNGIDVTDDFVRYAKPLVGEDWASVPVINGKQRFTQFKPIFAEKKLPAYTLQGLRK, from the coding sequence ATGATGCCTAAGAATGTGATTGTCGCCCAGTCGGGAGGGCCAAGCCCGGTAATCAACAGTTCGCTGCGCGGGGTCATCGAAACCTGCAAGATGTTTCCGGAAACGTTTGGGACGGTCTATGCGGGTTGGCATGGCATTGAGGGCGTACTGAAGGAAGAGTTGCTGAACCTATCCGCGCAGACCGACGAAGAAATCGCCCTGTTGCGATACACGCCGGCGGCGGGTTCGATTGGCACATGCCGGTACAAGCTCAAGAAGAATCAGACCGAAGACTTCGAGCGCGTTGTTGACGTGATGAAGGCGCACAACGTCGGCTACTTCTTCTATACGGGCGGCAATGATTCGATGGACACGGCGCACAAGGTCAGCGTTATCGCAAATGAGCGCGGACTGGACTTGGTGGCCGTCGGCGTGCCGAAGACTATCGATAACGACGTCGGCGATTCGGAGTTCAAGTTGATCGACCACACGCCGGGGTATGGCAGCGTGGCGCGGTATTGGATGAGCGTCGTGCAGAATGCCAACGAAGAAAACGGTGGGTCGTGCCCCGCCGATCCGGTACTGGTGTTGCAGGCGATGGGCCGCAAGATTGGCTATATCCCCGCCGCGGCGCGCCTGGCCGACCCAAAGCGCGAATTGCCGCTGCAGATCTACTTGGCCGAATCGGGCGTGACTGCGGAGGCGATGTGCGACTTTATCAACGACCAGCTAAAGAAGGATGGCCGCTGCATCGTGGTCGTCAGCGAAGGATTTGAGGTCGGCATGGAAGGCGGCGAAGCGCGCGACAGCTTCGGGCACAAGAACTACGGTTCGGCGAAGATGAGCGTGCAGGCGCAGGTCGTGGCAATGCTAAATGCAAAGGGACTCCCAGTGCCTGGCGCGGCACGCGGACAGGTTTCCGGCACGGACCAGCGCATGACGGCGGTCTATGCGTCTATCGTGGACTTGGACGAAGCGTACAAGGTGGGGCAGCAGGCGGCGCTCATCGCGCAGTCGGGCGAGAATGGCTGGATGGCGACGATTCTGCGCACACCGGGCACGATCTACAACGTGACCTTCGACAAAGTGCCGCTGGAAAAGGTCGCGAATTCGGAGCGGACCTTCCCGAAAGAATGGATCGCTTCGAACGGAATCGACGTGACAGACGATTTCGTACGCTACGCGAAGCCGCTGGTGGGCGAGGACTGGGCCAGCGTACCGGTTATCAACGGCAAACAGCGGTTCACACAGTTCAAGCCCATCTTCGCAGAGAAAAAGTTGCCGGCGTATACGCTGCAGGGACTGCGAAAGTAG
- a CDS encoding type II toxin-antitoxin system HicB family antitoxin has product MNWRVIVEYDKETGDYAAWCPELPGCTSAGTTEHEALDGIREAIALYLTPDPVDLPPQAIVREVAV; this is encoded by the coding sequence ATGAATTGGCGTGTGATTGTTGAGTATGACAAGGAAACGGGAGACTATGCTGCATGGTGTCCCGAATTGCCCGGGTGTACATCCGCAGGTACTACGGAACACGAGGCACTTGATGGCATACGCGAAGCGATTGCCCTCTATCTCACGCCTGACCCTGTGGATTTACCGCCGCAAGCAATTGTGCGTGAAGTGGCTGTCTAG
- a CDS encoding type II toxin-antitoxin system HicA family toxin: MTARDVEILLKTHGFVLVSQVGSHRKWRHLKSRLQVIVPEHRGRTLPIGTLLNILTNASIPEKEWRD; this comes from the coding sequence ATGACGGCGCGAGACGTGGAGATACTATTAAAAACCCATGGATTTGTGCTTGTCTCTCAGGTAGGCAGTCACCGAAAGTGGCGCCATCTCAAATCGCGTTTGCAGGTGATTGTTCCTGAACACCGGGGACGCACTCTTCCCATAGGGACCCTGCTAAACATACTTACAAATGCGTCGATTCCGGAAAAGGAATGGCGGGATTAG
- the gnd gene encoding decarboxylating NADP(+)-dependent phosphogluconate dehydrogenase produces the protein MSQADIGLIGLAVMGENLVLNMESKGFTVAVFNRTTSKVDDFVNGRGKGKNFVGCHSVKELCANLKRPRKVMMLVKAGQAVDDFIEQIIPHLEPGDIIIDGGNSHFPDTIRRVKHVESKGLLYIGTGVSGGEEGALKGPSIMPGGSPAAWEHVKPIFQAVSAKTDKGEPCCDWVGEGGAGHFVKMVHNGIEYGDMQMICETYQLMKEAVGLSNEEMHAAFAEWNKGELDSYLIEITRDILGYTEDGKHTVDLILDTAGQKGTGKWTVIEALNQGQPLTLISEAVFARCLSAIKDERVAASKVLKGVTEKVQLDKKAFVDDLRQALYASKIVSYAQGYQLMRAAAKEYGWNLNFGGIALMWRGGCIIRSAFLGKIKEAFDKNPGLVNLLLDPFFADAVSKAQASWRRVIGTAVSLGIPAPALSSALAYFDGYRCESLPANLLQAQRDYFGAHTYERVDKPRGEFFHTNWTGRGGATSASTYVV, from the coding sequence GTGTCGCAAGCAGATATCGGCCTGATTGGCCTGGCAGTGATGGGCGAGAACCTGGTGCTCAACATGGAGAGCAAGGGGTTCACGGTAGCGGTGTTCAATCGCACGACCTCCAAGGTCGACGATTTCGTCAATGGGCGTGGCAAAGGCAAGAACTTCGTGGGTTGCCACAGCGTAAAGGAACTGTGCGCAAACCTGAAGCGGCCGCGCAAAGTCATGATGCTGGTCAAAGCCGGTCAAGCTGTAGACGACTTCATCGAGCAGATCATCCCTCACCTGGAGCCGGGCGACATCATTATCGACGGAGGCAACTCGCACTTCCCCGATACAATTCGCCGCGTGAAGCACGTCGAGAGCAAAGGCTTGCTTTACATCGGCACGGGCGTCTCCGGCGGTGAAGAGGGCGCGTTGAAGGGGCCCTCGATCATGCCGGGCGGCTCCCCCGCCGCGTGGGAACACGTGAAGCCCATATTCCAGGCCGTCTCCGCGAAGACCGACAAGGGTGAGCCGTGCTGCGACTGGGTCGGCGAAGGCGGCGCGGGCCACTTCGTGAAAATGGTGCACAACGGCATCGAATACGGTGACATGCAGATGATCTGCGAGACGTATCAGCTCATGAAGGAAGCCGTTGGCCTTTCCAACGAAGAAATGCACGCGGCATTCGCGGAGTGGAACAAGGGCGAACTGGACTCGTACCTCATCGAGATTACGCGAGACATTCTTGGCTATACGGAAGACGGCAAGCATACAGTCGACCTTATCCTCGACACGGCCGGTCAGAAGGGCACCGGCAAGTGGACGGTTATCGAGGCGCTCAACCAGGGTCAACCGCTCACGCTAATCTCCGAGGCCGTGTTCGCGCGTTGCTTGTCCGCAATCAAGGACGAACGCGTGGCGGCGTCCAAGGTGCTCAAGGGTGTGACCGAGAAGGTGCAATTAGACAAGAAGGCATTTGTAGACGACCTTCGCCAAGCACTGTACGCCTCGAAGATTGTAAGCTATGCGCAGGGCTATCAACTCATGCGCGCGGCGGCCAAGGAATACGGCTGGAACCTCAACTTCGGCGGCATCGCCCTGATGTGGCGAGGCGGGTGCATCATCCGCTCGGCATTCCTCGGAAAAATCAAGGAAGCCTTTGACAAGAATCCAGGCTTGGTGAATCTGCTGCTCGATCCATTCTTCGCGGATGCAGTCAGCAAAGCGCAAGCTTCGTGGCGTCGCGTCATCGGCACGGCCGTCAGCCTGGGCATCCCGGCGCCTGCGCTAAGCAGTGCGTTGGCGTATTTTGACGGTTACCGTTGCGAATCGTTGCCCGCAAATCTGCTCCAAGCGCAACGCGATTACTTCGGCGCGCACACCTACGAGCGCGTCGATAAGCCGCGCGGCGAATTCTTCCACACGAACTGGACCGGCCGCGGCGGCGCGACGTCCGCATCGACTTATGTTGTGTAA